A genomic region of Fusobacterium perfoetens contains the following coding sequences:
- a CDS encoding sugar O-acetyltransferase: MTEKEKMKNKMLYNANYDEELIKERIIAKDLCYEYNQLKPSDLENQRKIIKKLFGKTKENFSIVSPFWCDYGYNIEVGDNFFANHNMVILDGAKVIFGDNVFIAPNCGFYTAGHPIDSERRNEGLEYAYPIIVGNDVWIGAGVHVMPGVTIGDNVVIGAGSVVVKDIPSNSVAVGNPCKVIRAITEEDKKL; encoded by the coding sequence GTGACAGAAAAAGAAAAGATGAAAAATAAAATGCTATATAACGCAAATTACGATGAAGAATTAATAAAAGAAAGAATAATAGCAAAGGATTTGTGCTATGAATATAATCAATTAAAACCTTCAGATTTAGAAAATCAAAGGAAAATTATAAAAAAACTTTTTGGAAAAACAAAAGAAAATTTTTCTATCGTTTCTCCTTTTTGGTGTGATTATGGTTATAATATAGAAGTTGGAGATAATTTTTTTGCAAATCACAATATGGTTATTTTGGATGGAGCAAAAGTGATATTTGGAGATAATGTTTTTATAGCTCCAAATTGTGGATTTTATACAGCAGGACATCCTATTGATTCAGAAAGAAGAAATGAAGGCTTAGAATATGCCTATCCTATAATTGTTGGAAATGATGTATGGATAGGAGCAGGAGTTCATGTAATGCCTGGTGTGACTATAGGAGATAATGTTGTTATTGGTGCAGGAAGTGTTGTAGTTAAAGATATACCAAGTAATTCAGTAGCAGTAGGAAATCCTTGCAAAGTAATAAGAGCTATTACAGAAGAAGATAAAAAATTATAG
- a CDS encoding Mu transposase C-terminal domain-containing protein has translation MDSEKDTQIKRFKIIEPFLRKEKKLKDIEKETNISYATLKRWIKAYKEKGMLGLDKKERQDKNSFRAIDDEGIDIIKKIYRDSGENSITGLYDKCRDYLEKKEYNISYPTFYRIVGNLDGFFKKTSRLHMKKIKKEHEVYAAMETSLYILIKEKESSYKVPRLLIIFDVASLEIINYFLYYETGNIYNILDFFRETILKVSALCKDFIKPKEILLSSETVINREIVKNIYDNTGIKILEYKSEEKKIDQFIDFLKGDIYKYYLSKEKNVDEKEVEEFINSYIYLDSGKYSTKPYTDSLEEGKIFRELDCFLIPSKRKVSLSSVRFKNRVYRDDTLKELNGEEIEIRYSPSHPNRIYLFKDGKFYKKII, from the coding sequence ATGGATTCGGAAAAAGATACTCAGATAAAAAGATTCAAAATAATTGAGCCTTTTTTAAGAAAAGAAAAAAAGCTGAAAGATATAGAAAAAGAAACTAATATATCCTATGCTACTCTTAAAAGATGGATAAAAGCATATAAAGAAAAAGGTATGCTTGGGCTTGATAAAAAAGAGCGTCAGGATAAAAATTCTTTCAGAGCAATAGATGATGAGGGAATAGATATTATTAAAAAAATATACAGGGACAGTGGAGAAAATAGTATTACAGGACTTTACGATAAATGCAGAGATTATCTTGAAAAGAAAGAATATAATATAAGTTACCCAACTTTTTATAGAATTGTAGGTAATCTTGATGGATTTTTCAAAAAAACAAGCAGACTTCATATGAAAAAAATAAAAAAAGAGCATGAAGTATATGCTGCTATGGAAACTTCTCTTTACATACTTATAAAAGAAAAAGAAAGTTCCTATAAAGTACCAAGACTTTTAATTATTTTTGATGTGGCTTCTCTTGAAATAATAAATTATTTTTTATATTATGAAACAGGAAATATTTATAATATCCTAGATTTTTTCAGAGAAACTATTTTAAAGGTATCTGCTCTCTGTAAAGATTTTATAAAACCAAAAGAGATTCTTTTAAGTTCTGAAACTGTTATAAACAGAGAGATTGTAAAAAATATCTATGATAATACAGGAATAAAAATTTTAGAATACAAAAGTGAAGAGAAAAAAATTGATCAGTTTATAGATTTTCTTAAGGGAGATATTTATAAATATTATCTTTCAAAAGAAAAAAATGTAGATGAGAAAGAGGTTGAGGAATTTATAAATTCATATATATATCTTGACTCTGGGAAATACAGTACAAAGCCATATACAGACAGTTTGGAAGAGGGAAAAATTTTCAGAGAGTTGGATTGTTTTCTTATACCCTCAAAAAGAAAAGTGAGTCTTTCATCAGTGAGATTTAAAAACAGAGTTTACAGAGATGATACTTTAAAAGAGTTAAATGGAGAAGAAATAGAGATAAGATATTCTCCGTCTCATCCAAACAGAATATATCTGTTTAAAGATGGAAAATTTTATAAAAAAATTATATAG
- the ptsG gene encoding glucose-specific PTS transporter subunit IIBC produces the protein MKAFAEIQKIGKALMTPVAILPAAGLFLAFGNKLGIPLMEQAGQIIFTNLPLLFAVGAAIGLVGGDGVAALSAVVAILIMNTTMGIVSDAAAGVAAGDMAYGMVMGIPTLQTGVFGGLIAGIIAAVCYKKFYKTELPAFLGFFAGKRLVPIMTALLAFLVGLAMPVIWVPFQVGLAKLSYLANETNTNISTFIFGVIERSLIPFGLHHIFYAPFWYQFGEYTNAAGQVVSGDQAIWFAMLRDGVTNFTSVTYSGAGKFLTGKYPFMMFGLPAAALAMYHEAKTENKKMVGGILFSAALTSFLTGITEPLEFSFLFVAPVLYGIHCIFAGLSFMLMNMFAVRIGMTFSGGLIDYIVFGVLPGTSGFENHWYMVIIVGLIFSVIYYFGFRFAIRKFNLMTPGREEAKKEQTDVKVDGNELAVLVLNALGGKENLVSLDACITRLRVEVKDTGKVDDKELKKLGASGVLKVGANGVQAIFGSKAQFICNDLKSMTGI, from the coding sequence ATGAAGGCTTTTGCAGAAATTCAAAAAATAGGAAAAGCTCTTATGACACCGGTGGCAATTCTTCCGGCAGCAGGACTTTTCTTAGCATTTGGTAACAAATTAGGAATTCCTTTAATGGAACAGGCAGGACAGATAATATTTACTAATCTACCGCTTCTATTTGCAGTGGGAGCAGCAATCGGACTTGTGGGAGGGGACGGAGTAGCGGCTCTTTCAGCAGTAGTTGCAATTTTAATAATGAATACAACAATGGGAATTGTTTCTGATGCAGCAGCAGGGGTTGCAGCAGGAGATATGGCTTATGGTATGGTTATGGGAATACCTACTTTACAGACAGGAGTTTTTGGAGGATTAATTGCAGGAATCATTGCAGCTGTATGTTATAAAAAATTCTATAAAACAGAGCTTCCTGCATTTCTAGGATTCTTTGCAGGAAAAAGACTTGTTCCTATTATGACAGCACTTCTTGCTTTTCTTGTAGGACTAGCTATGCCTGTTATTTGGGTTCCTTTCCAAGTAGGACTTGCAAAACTTAGCTATCTTGCAAATGAAACAAATACAAATATCTCAACATTTATATTTGGTGTTATAGAAAGATCTCTTATTCCTTTTGGGCTTCACCATATTTTCTATGCTCCTTTCTGGTATCAGTTTGGTGAATATACAAATGCAGCAGGACAAGTGGTAAGTGGAGATCAAGCTATATGGTTTGCTATGCTTAGAGATGGAGTTACAAACTTTACAAGTGTAACTTATTCTGGAGCAGGGAAATTTTTAACAGGAAAATATCCATTTATGATGTTTGGACTTCCAGCAGCAGCTCTTGCAATGTATCATGAAGCTAAAACAGAAAATAAAAAAATGGTTGGAGGAATTCTATTTTCAGCAGCTCTTACATCTTTCCTTACAGGAATAACAGAGCCTCTTGAGTTCTCATTCCTTTTTGTTGCACCTGTTCTTTATGGAATCCATTGTATTTTTGCAGGACTTTCATTTATGCTTATGAATATGTTTGCTGTAAGAATCGGAATGACTTTTTCAGGAGGGCTTATTGACTACATCGTATTCGGTGTCCTTCCAGGAACAAGTGGATTTGAAAACCATTGGTATATGGTAATTATTGTAGGACTTATCTTCTCTGTAATTTATTATTTTGGTTTCAGATTTGCTATAAGAAAATTTAATCTTATGACTCCAGGAAGAGAAGAAGCTAAAAAAGAGCAAACAGATGTAAAAGTTGATGGAAATGAACTTGCTGTTCTTGTTCTAAATGCTCTTGGCGGAAAAGAAAATCTTGTTTCTCTTGATGCTTGCATCACAAGACTTAGAGTAGAAGTTAAAGACACAGGAAAAGTTGACGATAAAGAGCTTAAAAAATTAGGAGCTTCAGGAGTATTAAAAGTTGGGGCTAATGGAGTTCAAGCAATTTTTGGTTCAAAAGCACAGTTTATTTGTAATGATCTTAAATCAATGACAGGAATTTAA
- a CDS encoding toxin-antitoxin system YwqK family antitoxin → MKIKMILGVILLVGVSIGSCVYKNRYSFFKYLPTIEEEQLKNVNGKLCDEDGKLFSGRTKRASEEYTDIYSYKNGELDGLNVVYYKNNIKEIGHWKAGKQNGLFQMYTEDGILIDSDTFKDGERDGLTEQFYNDTGKLRVSANYKNGVLDGEFKAYYPNGNLQGEVIYKNGEMNGEYKEYNENKSIRLSGNYKNNLQDGEWKSYLEDGTLETIVNYKDGELNGLKEDYYKNGNVWIRQEFKNNDLDGVYEVYYENGNPQLKAKIKNGQTVEEQRFNHDGTPYNEKEKIINGTVSDSSEEITIKEVSDDEIVISENSEDFSKELEKGMETLGKEVANPLSSMLDAVVITELAYIDLMNFENIEFLEENLVFNENEKVPFKRSYKNGIYGVNVPFENNTYLWVELKENSEGKHRLFAENYEKFKKIKGDKKINLEELIFPAIDDYYRENNILQKFFDITVSVKNHS, encoded by the coding sequence ATGAAAATAAAAATGATACTAGGAGTAATTTTATTAGTTGGAGTTAGTATTGGAAGTTGTGTTTATAAAAATAGATATTCATTTTTTAAATATCTTCCTACTATTGAAGAAGAACAATTAAAAAATGTAAATGGAAAACTTTGTGATGAAGATGGAAAACTTTTTAGTGGAAGAACTAAAAGAGCAAGTGAAGAATATACAGATATTTATTCTTATAAAAATGGAGAGCTTGACGGCTTAAATGTTGTTTATTATAAAAATAATATTAAAGAGATTGGTCATTGGAAAGCTGGCAAACAAAATGGACTTTTCCAAATGTACACAGAAGATGGTATCCTTATTGACAGTGATACTTTTAAAGATGGAGAAAGAGATGGACTTACAGAGCAGTTTTATAATGATACAGGAAAATTAAGAGTATCAGCAAATTATAAAAATGGAGTTCTTGATGGAGAATTTAAAGCATACTATCCAAATGGAAATCTTCAAGGAGAAGTAATTTATAAAAACGGCGAGATGAACGGAGAATATAAAGAATATAACGAAAATAAAAGTATAAGACTTTCTGGAAACTATAAAAACAACTTACAAGACGGCGAATGGAAATCTTATTTAGAAGATGGTACTTTGGAAACAATAGTAAATTATAAAGATGGAGAACTTAATGGTTTAAAAGAAGATTATTATAAAAATGGAAATGTATGGATAAGACAAGAATTTAAAAATAATGATTTAGACGGAGTTTATGAGGTTTATTATGAAAATGGAAATCCACAGCTGAAAGCCAAAATAAAAAATGGACAGACAGTAGAAGAGCAGAGATTTAATCACGATGGCACACCATACAATGAAAAAGAAAAAATAATAAATGGTACTGTTTCTGATAGTTCTGAGGAAATAACTATAAAAGAGGTTTCTGATGATGAGATTGTAATATCAGAAAACTCAGAGGATTTTTCAAAAGAACTTGAAAAAGGAATGGAAACATTAGGAAAAGAAGTTGCAAATCCTTTAAGCTCTATGCTTGATGCTGTTGTTATTACAGAACTTGCATATATTGACCTTATGAACTTTGAAAATATAGAATTTCTTGAAGAAAATTTAGTTTTTAATGAAAATGAGAAAGTTCCATTTAAAAGAAGTTATAAAAATGGCATATATGGAGTTAATGTACCTTTTGAAAATAACACTTATCTTTGGGTTGAATTAAAAGAGAACAGCGAGGGAAAACATAGATTATTTGCAGAAAATTATGAGAAATTTAAAAAGATAAAAGGAGATAAAAAAATAAATCTTGAAGAACTTATTTTCCCTGCAATAGATGATTACTATAGAGAAAATAATATACTACAGAAATTTTTTGATATAACTGTATCTGTGAAAAATCATTCTTAA
- the nagB gene encoding glucosamine-6-phosphate deaminase has translation MRLVIPEGKIGEWAAVYVAKKIIEFAPTEEKPFVLGLPTGSTPVDMYKNLIKFYNDGLISFKNVITFNMDEYVGLGPNDKQSYHTYMFETFFNHVDIKKENINILNGLAENSAEECKRYEEKIKSLGGIKLFVGGIGSDGHLAFNEPGSSLASKTRVKDLTSETIQANARFFDNDINKVPKSAYTVGVSTVLSSEEVLIMVDTPSKALALHKAVEEGVSHMCTVSALQLHEKGIIVAAEEACGELKVGTYRYFKDIEKDNLNTEKLINSLYSK, from the coding sequence ATGAGACTTGTTATACCTGAAGGAAAAATTGGAGAATGGGCTGCTGTTTATGTTGCAAAGAAAATAATAGAATTTGCTCCTACAGAGGAGAAACCTTTTGTTTTAGGTCTTCCTACAGGAAGTACACCTGTTGATATGTATAAAAATCTTATAAAATTCTATAATGATGGATTAATTTCTTTTAAAAATGTTATAACTTTTAATATGGATGAGTATGTTGGGCTTGGGCCAAATGATAAACAAAGTTATCACACATATATGTTTGAAACTTTTTTCAATCATGTTGATATAAAAAAAGAGAATATAAATATATTAAATGGACTAGCTGAAAACTCAGCAGAAGAATGTAAAAGATATGAAGAAAAAATAAAATCTCTAGGGGGAATAAAATTATTTGTTGGAGGAATTGGTTCTGATGGACATCTTGCATTTAATGAACCTGGTTCTTCTCTTGCATCAAAAACAAGGGTAAAAGATCTTACTTCAGAAACTATTCAGGCAAATGCAAGATTTTTTGACAATGATATAAATAAAGTTCCAAAATCTGCTTATACTGTTGGAGTATCCACTGTTTTATCATCTGAAGAAGTTCTTATAATGGTTGATACACCAAGTAAGGCTCTTGCTCTTCACAAAGCTGTAGAAGAGGGGGTTAGTCATATGTGTACTGTCTCTGCTCTTCAACTTCATGAAAAAGGAATTATTGTTGCAGCAGAAGAAGCTTGTGGAGAATTAAAAGTTGGAACTTATAGATATTTTAAAGATATAGAAAAAGATAATTTAAATACAGAAAAACTTATAAATTCTTTATATTCTAAATAA
- a CDS encoding BglG family transcription antiterminator has protein sequence MLSKRCIEIIDYLTKNNFSLSLKDMAEKFQISERSIRYDIENINYYLNRANLNEIEKSAKGTYLLNEDSERIENFLADLTKRFYVFDADERKEYIEMRFLFYPDNKFLDFAEELDVSISTIKLDLKEIKIFLLEHDLNLVFISKQGVILQGSEEKIRNLQLKFMNKYLYITSSNIFIEKPGEKNSRGSNIIFEEITSVFEDIDLKIIRTFVKRIEKKLNAVISDEAFMLLRFYIGIMIVRIRDGHSLEKRETNKKFIMETKEFSIIKNEIEHLKNYFGIEINESEMLLLTEMFLGSHSYNFNSSFFENWIELETSVNEIIRDLGKALNINLSQDKILIDGLLNHLKPAYYRIRNNVAFENNIYNEVEELYSSLYEKVEMVSKKYLEKYIGKTIPKEEIAFLTIHFKTAIDRKLSIQKKTKNILLVCGLGYGSSKLLAQKLLERYDVNIVDTIPYHKFLEIDNYNDIDFIITTLEMEELNYPLPVIKVHPILTKEDRNLLESYGLSESKKRISLKALMDIIREETEIVNEEELINKLKKLLKHKYIDDISSAKSYTLADLLPISNIKVKEEASSWEEAIQKAGQCLVDNNSVTLEYVNEMIKNVKINGSYMVINDKIALPHARTENLVMKTGMSLLELKEPVVFPGDKKVKIILCFSSVDHKEHIDALTKFVTLIEEHDFLNYIEHSSKEDIKNFIDNM, from the coding sequence ATGCTTAGTAAAAGATGTATTGAAATAATAGACTATCTGACAAAAAATAATTTTTCCCTTTCACTTAAAGATATGGCTGAAAAATTTCAAATAAGTGAAAGAAGTATAAGATATGATATAGAAAATATAAATTATTATCTAAATAGAGCAAACTTAAATGAAATTGAGAAATCTGCTAAAGGAACTTATTTGCTTAATGAAGATTCTGAAAGAATAGAAAATTTTTTAGCAGATCTTACAAAAAGATTTTATGTCTTTGATGCTGATGAAAGAAAAGAATATATTGAAATGAGATTTCTTTTTTATCCTGATAATAAATTTTTAGATTTTGCAGAAGAACTTGATGTAAGCATAAGTACAATTAAATTAGATTTAAAAGAAATAAAAATTTTTCTTCTTGAACATGATTTAAATCTTGTTTTCATATCAAAGCAGGGCGTAATCCTTCAGGGAAGTGAAGAAAAAATAAGAAATCTTCAGCTTAAATTTATGAATAAATATCTTTATATAACAAGCAGCAATATTTTTATAGAAAAACCTGGAGAAAAAAATTCCCGTGGCTCAAATATAATATTTGAAGAAATTACTTCTGTTTTTGAAGATATTGATTTAAAAATCATAAGGACTTTTGTAAAAAGAATTGAAAAAAAATTAAATGCAGTTATCTCTGATGAGGCTTTTATGCTTTTAAGATTTTATATCGGAATTATGATTGTAAGAATAAGAGACGGACATTCATTGGAAAAAAGAGAGACAAATAAAAAATTTATAATGGAAACAAAAGAGTTTTCTATTATAAAAAATGAGATTGAACATTTAAAAAATTATTTTGGCATAGAAATAAATGAGAGTGAAATGCTTCTCCTTACAGAAATGTTTTTAGGTTCTCACTCATATAACTTCAACTCATCATTTTTTGAAAACTGGATAGAACTTGAAACATCTGTAAATGAAATTATAAGAGATTTAGGAAAAGCTCTTAATATAAATCTTTCTCAAGATAAAATTTTAATTGATGGGCTTTTAAACCATCTAAAACCTGCTTATTATAGAATAAGAAATAATGTTGCTTTTGAAAATAATATTTATAATGAAGTAGAAGAACTTTATAGCAGTCTTTATGAAAAAGTTGAAATGGTCAGCAAAAAATATCTTGAAAAGTATATAGGAAAAACTATTCCAAAAGAAGAAATTGCTTTCCTTACAATTCATTTTAAAACTGCTATTGACAGAAAATTAAGCATTCAGAAGAAAACTAAAAACATACTTCTTGTCTGTGGTTTAGGATATGGAAGTTCTAAACTTCTAGCTCAAAAACTTCTTGAAAGATATGATGTTAATATAGTTGATACTATTCCTTATCATAAATTCTTAGAAATAGATAACTATAATGATATTGATTTTATTATAACCACTCTTGAAATGGAAGAATTAAATTACCCTCTTCCTGTTATAAAAGTTCATCCAATTTTAACAAAAGAGGATAGAAACCTTTTAGAAAGTTATGGTCTTAGTGAAAGCAAAAAAAGAATTTCTTTAAAAGCCCTTATGGATATAATAAGAGAAGAAACAGAAATAGTAAATGAAGAAGAGCTTATAAATAAACTGAAAAAACTTTTAAAACATAAATATATTGATGATATTTCTTCTGCTAAAAGTTATACATTAGCAGACCTTCTTCCAATATCAAATATTAAGGTTAAAGAAGAAGCTTCTTCATGGGAGGAAGCTATACAAAAAGCAGGACAGTGTCTTGTAGATAATAATTCTGTAACTTTGGAATATGTTAATGAAATGATAAAAAATGTAAAAATTAATGGAAGCTATATGGTTATAAATGATAAAATAGCACTTCCTCATGCAAGGACAGAAAATCTTGTAATGAAAACAGGAATGAGTCTTTTAGAATTAAAAGAACCAGTTGTATTCCCAGGAGATAAAAAAGTAAAAATAATTTTATGTTTTTCAAGTGTAGACCATAAAGAACATATAGATGCACTTACAAAATTTGTAACTCTTATAGAAGAACATGATTTTTTAAATTATATAGAACACTCTTCAAAAGAAGATATAAAAAATTTTATAGATAATATGTAG
- a CDS encoding PTS mannitol transporter subunit IICBA, whose product MKTEKNIKVLVQSFGRFLSGMVMPNIGAFIAWGFITALFIPTGWMPNENFATMVGVMLTYLLPILIGYSGGKLVAGERGGVVGAITTAGVIAGTSIPMFIGAMIAGPVGGYAIKKFDEAIDGKIKSGFEMLVNNFSAGIIGMILALVFYKAVGPLVQMSNTALGNGVNKLVELGLLPLTSVLVEPAKILFLNNAINHGVFSPLGIQQVSDTGKSLFFLIEANPGPGLGILLAYMFFGKGSSKNSASGAALIHFFGGIHEIYFPYILMKPFLLVAVILGGMAGVFTNVVLGSGLIAPPSPGSIFAIMALAPKGGLINVLLGVMAGGLVSFVTASAILKTSKESEEDLEKAKNKMKQMKAQSKNSETPVIASGKISKIVVACDAGMGSSAMGASVLRKKVKAAGLDIDVTNRSISNLTEDIDIVITHEDLTERAKAKVKNPLHLSIKNFMDGEFYDNLVNQLKNETAEEETEAKKKVYSNGVDKSTGGREHQAAAPNDFNKKGSILRKEGLLLNLPSVPKEEALKAVSKQLADLGYVSKNYEKFIFEREKESTTYIGNYVAIPHGTSEGKSEVLKPGITILQYPDGIDFGNGNIAYFLIGIAGKNNEHIDIISHISDIVEDEDEVLLLKNEKDFTKLYEKFSF is encoded by the coding sequence ATGAAGACAGAAAAAAATATTAAAGTTTTGGTTCAATCTTTCGGAAGATTTTTGAGTGGAATGGTTATGCCAAATATAGGAGCTTTTATAGCTTGGGGATTTATAACAGCTCTTTTCATACCAACAGGTTGGATGCCAAATGAAAACTTTGCAACAATGGTAGGAGTTATGCTTACTTATCTTCTTCCAATCTTAATTGGATACAGTGGAGGAAAACTTGTAGCAGGAGAGCGTGGTGGAGTTGTTGGAGCAATTACTACAGCAGGAGTTATTGCAGGAACATCTATTCCAATGTTTATTGGTGCTATGATAGCAGGGCCTGTTGGAGGATATGCAATAAAAAAATTTGATGAAGCAATAGATGGAAAAATAAAATCAGGTTTTGAAATGCTTGTAAATAATTTCTCTGCTGGAATTATCGGAATGATTTTAGCACTTGTTTTTTACAAAGCAGTTGGACCTTTAGTACAAATGTCAAATACAGCACTTGGAAATGGAGTAAATAAACTTGTTGAATTAGGACTTCTTCCTCTTACATCAGTATTAGTAGAACCTGCAAAAATTCTTTTCCTTAACAATGCAATCAACCATGGAGTTTTCTCTCCTCTTGGAATTCAGCAAGTTTCTGATACAGGAAAATCTTTATTCTTCCTTATTGAAGCAAATCCTGGCCCAGGTCTTGGAATACTTCTTGCATATATGTTCTTTGGAAAAGGAAGTTCAAAAAATTCAGCTTCAGGAGCTGCACTAATTCATTTCTTTGGTGGAATACATGAAATCTATTTCCCATACATTTTAATGAAGCCATTTTTATTAGTAGCTGTAATTTTAGGAGGAATGGCAGGTGTTTTCACAAATGTTGTTTTAGGTTCTGGATTAATTGCTCCTCCTTCTCCAGGAAGTATTTTTGCAATAATGGCTCTTGCTCCAAAAGGAGGACTTATAAATGTTCTTTTAGGAGTTATGGCAGGTGGACTTGTATCTTTTGTAACAGCATCAGCAATTTTAAAAACTTCTAAAGAAAGTGAAGAAGATTTAGAAAAAGCAAAAAATAAAATGAAACAAATGAAAGCTCAATCTAAAAATTCAGAAACTCCTGTTATAGCTTCAGGAAAAATTTCAAAAATAGTTGTAGCTTGTGATGCTGGTATGGGTTCAAGTGCAATGGGGGCAAGTGTTTTAAGAAAAAAAGTAAAGGCAGCAGGTCTTGATATAGATGTAACAAACCGTTCTATTTCAAATCTTACAGAAGATATTGATATTGTTATAACACATGAAGATTTAACAGAAAGAGCAAAAGCAAAAGTAAAAAATCCTCTTCATCTTTCAATTAAAAACTTTATGGACGGAGAATTCTATGACAATCTTGTAAATCAACTTAAAAATGAAACTGCTGAAGAAGAAACTGAAGCAAAGAAAAAAGTATACTCAAATGGTGTTGATAAAAGCACAGGAGGAAGAGAACATCAAGCTGCAGCACCAAATGATTTTAATAAAAAAGGAAGTATTTTAAGAAAAGAAGGACTTCTTTTAAATCTTCCATCTGTTCCAAAAGAAGAAGCTCTTAAAGCTGTAAGTAAACAACTAGCAGATTTAGGGTATGTAAGTAAAAATTATGAAAAATTTATATTTGAGCGTGAAAAAGAATCAACAACATACATTGGAAATTATGTAGCAATTCCTCATGGAACTTCAGAAGGAAAAAGTGAAGTCTTAAAACCTGGAATAACTATTCTTCAATATCCTGATGGAATAGATTTTGGAAATGGCAACATAGCTTATTTCTTAATAGGAATTGCAGGAAAAAACAATGAGCATATAGATATTATCTCTCACATATCAGATATTGTTGAAGATGAAGATGAAGTTCTTTTATTAAAAAATGAAAAAGATTTTACAAAATTATATGAAAAATTTTCTTTTTAA
- a CDS encoding mannitol-1-phosphate 5-dehydrogenase, producing MKKAIQFGAGNIGRGFIGNILSQNGYEVCFADINKAVIDELNKKHEYIVEVVGEDCQEILIKNVYGVMSNSSDIFEEIKKTNLITTAVGPVVLPIIAKTLAEGIKTRMEAGIKDYLNIIACENMIKGSSFLKEEVYKHIDDSVKEYIETYVGFPDSTVDRIVPPMEKGADILRVRVEEFNEWIVDKTLFKGEIPNIEGMTLTDNLMAFIERKLFTLNTGHALTAYLGILEGHKTIRESINDEKIKDVVVHAMEESGEVLIKRYNFDRDAHEKYIKKIVSRFENPYLVDEVDRVGREPLRKLGYNDRLIKPLRGTLEYNTKNDNLIRGIAAAMAYRNENDPQAVILKDKIEHENLNKAFREITSLSNNPEIEDKVIEVYKTL from the coding sequence ATGAAAAAAGCTATACAATTTGGTGCAGGAAACATAGGAAGAGGTTTTATAGGAAATATACTTTCACAAAATGGTTATGAAGTTTGTTTTGCAGATATCAATAAAGCTGTAATAGATGAACTTAATAAAAAACATGAATATATTGTTGAAGTAGTTGGAGAAGATTGTCAGGAAATTTTAATAAAAAATGTTTATGGAGTCATGTCAAATTCTTCTGATATATTTGAAGAAATTAAGAAAACTAACCTTATCACAACAGCAGTTGGGCCTGTTGTACTTCCAATAATTGCAAAAACTTTAGCAGAGGGAATAAAAACAAGAATGGAAGCAGGAATAAAAGATTATCTTAATATAATTGCCTGTGAAAATATGATAAAAGGTTCTTCATTCTTAAAAGAGGAAGTTTATAAACATATAGATGACTCTGTAAAAGAATATATTGAAACTTATGTAGGATTCCCAGATTCAACTGTAGATAGAATTGTACCTCCTATGGAAAAAGGTGCAGATATTTTAAGGGTTAGAGTTGAAGAGTTTAATGAATGGATAGTTGACAAAACTCTTTTCAAAGGAGAAATACCAAACATTGAAGGAATGACTTTAACAGATAATTTAATGGCTTTTATTGAAAGAAAATTATTTACATTAAATACAGGTCATGCTCTTACTGCTTATCTTGGAATCTTAGAAGGACATAAAACAATAAGAGAAAGCATAAATGATGAAAAAATAAAAGATGTAGTTGTTCATGCTATGGAAGAAAGTGGAGAAGTACTTATTAAAAGATATAACTTTGACAGAGATGCCCATGAAAAATATATTAAAAAAATTGTTTCAAGATTTGAAAATCCATATCTTGTAGACGAAGTTGATAGAGTTGGAAGAGAACCATTAAGAAAATTAGGATATAATGATAGATTAATAAAACCTCTTAGAGGAACTCTTGAATACAACACAAAAAATGATAACCTTATCCGTGGTATAGCTGCAGCTATGGCATACAGAAATGAAAATGATCCACAAGCAGTTATTCTTAAAGATAAAATTGAGCATGAAAATTTAAACAAAGCATTTAGAGAAATTACTTCTCTTTCAAATAATCCTGAAATAGAGGATAAAGTTATAGAAGTTTATAAAACATTATAA